Proteins from a single region of Lelliottia sp. JS-SCA-14:
- a CDS encoding MFS transporter — MTDLPSNVRWQLWIVAFGFFMQSLDTTIVNTALPSMAKSLGESPLHMHMVIVSYVLTVAVMLPASGWMADKIGVRNIFFTAIVLFTLGSLFCAKADTLNELVMARVLQGVGGAMMVPVGRLTVMKIVPREQYMAAMTFVTLPGQVGPLLGPALGGILVEYASWHWIFLINLPVGIIGAIATLSLMPNYKMQTRRFDIFGFVLLAAGMATLTLALDGQKGLGISPLTLGLLIAIGVLSILWYLWHARDNDQALFSLSLFRNHTFRLGLFGSFAGRLGSGMLPFMTPVFLQIGLGFSPFHAGLMMIPMVLGSMGMKRIVVQVVNRFGYRRVLVAATLGLALVSLLFMAVALMGWYYALPLVLFFQGVINSTRFSSMNTLTLKDLPDELASSGNSLLSMIMQLSMSVGVTVAGLLLGMYGQHHLSVDTSGAHQVFLYTYLSMAVIIALPAIIFARVPDDTSKNVVISRRKRSES; from the coding sequence ATGACTGATCTCCCAAGTAACGTCCGCTGGCAGTTATGGATTGTCGCCTTCGGCTTCTTTATGCAGTCGCTGGATACGACCATCGTCAACACCGCCCTCCCCTCGATGGCGAAAAGTCTGGGCGAGAGCCCGCTGCATATGCACATGGTGATTGTCTCCTATGTGCTGACGGTGGCGGTGATGCTGCCCGCCAGCGGCTGGATGGCGGACAAAATTGGGGTGCGCAATATCTTCTTCACCGCTATCGTGCTGTTCACGCTCGGGTCGCTGTTTTGCGCGAAGGCCGACACGCTGAACGAGCTGGTGATGGCGCGCGTGCTGCAGGGCGTCGGCGGCGCGATGATGGTGCCCGTTGGCAGGCTGACGGTGATGAAGATTGTGCCGCGCGAGCAGTATATGGCGGCGATGACCTTCGTCACCTTGCCCGGCCAGGTGGGGCCGTTGCTCGGGCCTGCGCTGGGCGGGATTTTGGTGGAGTACGCCTCCTGGCACTGGATTTTCCTGATCAATCTCCCGGTCGGGATTATCGGTGCCATCGCCACGCTCTCCCTGATGCCGAACTACAAAATGCAGACCCGGCGCTTCGACATCTTCGGCTTTGTGCTGCTGGCGGCGGGGATGGCGACGCTGACGCTGGCCCTCGACGGGCAAAAAGGGCTGGGAATTTCGCCCCTGACGCTGGGGTTGCTCATTGCCATCGGCGTGCTGTCTATTCTCTGGTATCTGTGGCACGCCAGGGATAACGACCAGGCGCTGTTCAGCTTGTCCCTGTTTCGCAATCACACCTTCCGCCTCGGGCTGTTCGGCAGCTTCGCCGGGCGTCTCGGGAGCGGCATGCTGCCGTTTATGACGCCGGTGTTCCTGCAGATCGGGCTGGGCTTTTCGCCGTTCCACGCCGGGTTGATGATGATTCCGATGGTGCTCGGCAGCATGGGCATGAAACGCATTGTGGTGCAGGTGGTCAACCGCTTCGGCTATCGCCGCGTGCTGGTGGCCGCTACGCTCGGGCTGGCGCTGGTCAGCCTGCTGTTTATGGCCGTCGCGCTGATGGGCTGGTACTACGCCCTGCCGCTGGTGCTGTTCTTCCAGGGGGTGATTAACTCGACGCGCTTCTCGTCGATGAACACCCTGACGCTGAAAGATCTGCCCGATGAACTGGCGAGCAGCGGCAATAGTCTGCTGTCGATGATCATGCAGCTCTCCATGAGCGTGGGCGTTACCGTCGCGGGGCTGCTGCTCGGGATGTACGGCCAGCATCATTTGAGCGTCGATACCAGCGGCGCGCATCAGGTATTCCTCTACACCTATCTCAGCATGGCGGTGATTATCGCCCTGCCCGCCATTATCTTCGCCCGGGTCCCGGATGATACCAGCAAGAACGTCGTCATCAGCCGACGCAAAAGGAGTGAGTCATGA
- the mdtC gene encoding multidrug efflux RND transporter permease subunit MdtC, whose translation MKFFALFIYRPVATILISLAITLCGVLGFRLLPVAPLPQVDFPVIMVSASLPGASPETMASSVATPLERSLGRIAGVSEMTSSSSLGSTRIILEFNFDRDINGAARDVQAAINAAQSLLPSGMPSRPTYRKANPSDAPIMILTLTSDTYSQGELYDFASTQLAQTIAQIDGVGDVDVGGSSLPAVRVGLNPEALFNQGVSLDDVRTAISNANVRRPQGAIEDSSRRWQIQTNDELKTAAEYQPLIIHYNNGAAVRLSDVASVTDSVQDVRNAGMTNAKPAILLMIRKLPEANIIQTVNSIRERLPELQETIPATIDLQIAQDRSPTIRASLEEVEQTLIISVGLVILVVFLFLRSGRATLIPAVAVPVSLIGTFAAMYLCGFSLNNLSLMALTIATGFVVDDAIVVLENISRHLEAGMKPLQAALQGTREVGFTVLSMSLSLVAVFLPLLLMGGLPGRLLREFAVTLSVAIGISLVISLTLTPMMCGWMLKRSKPHSQPRKKGFGRLLIALQEGYGRSLKWVLNHTRIVGLVLVGTIALNVWMYISIPKTFFPEQDTGVLMGGIQADQSISFQAMRVKLQDFMKIIREDPAVDNVTGFTGGSRVNSGMMFITLKARGERNETAQQVIDRLRVKLAKEPGANLFLMAVQDIRVGGRQANASYQYTLLSDDLAALREWEPKIRKALAALPELADVNSDQQDNGAEMNLTYDRETMARLGINVEAANSLLNNAFGQRQISTIYQPMNQYKVVMEVDPRYTQDISALDKMYVINNDGKSIPLSYFASWQPANAPLSVNHQGLSAASTVSFNLPTGSSLSEASDAINRAMTQLGVPSTVRGSFAGTAQVFQQTMNSQVILILAAIATVYIVLGILYESYVHPLTILSTLPSAGVGALLALELFGAPFSLIALIGIMLLIGIVKKNAIMMVDFALDAQRNGNMSPQDAIFQACLLRFRPIMMTTLAALFGALPLVISGGDGSELRQPLGITIVGGLVMSQLLTLYTTPVVYLFFDRLRVRFSRQNRTTVSETHD comes from the coding sequence GGGCGCATTGCGGGCGTCAGCGAAATGACCTCCAGCAGTTCGCTCGGCAGCACGCGCATCATTCTTGAATTCAACTTTGACCGCGATATCAACGGCGCGGCCCGCGACGTGCAGGCGGCGATCAACGCCGCGCAAAGCCTGCTGCCAAGCGGGATGCCGAGCCGTCCGACCTATCGCAAAGCTAATCCGTCCGACGCGCCAATTATGATTCTGACGCTGACCTCGGACACCTATTCCCAGGGCGAGCTGTACGACTTTGCCTCGACGCAGCTGGCGCAGACTATCGCCCAGATCGACGGCGTCGGCGATGTGGATGTCGGCGGCAGCTCCCTGCCCGCCGTGCGCGTGGGGCTGAACCCCGAAGCGCTGTTTAATCAGGGCGTGTCGCTCGACGACGTGCGGACGGCCATCAGCAATGCCAACGTGCGCAGGCCGCAGGGGGCCATCGAAGACAGCAGCCGTCGCTGGCAGATCCAGACTAACGACGAGCTCAAAACCGCAGCCGAATATCAGCCGCTGATCATTCACTACAACAACGGCGCGGCGGTGCGTTTAAGCGATGTCGCCAGCGTCACCGACTCGGTGCAGGACGTGCGTAACGCCGGGATGACCAACGCCAAACCGGCCATTTTGCTGATGATCCGCAAGCTGCCGGAAGCCAATATCATCCAGACGGTGAACAGCATCCGCGAGCGTCTGCCGGAACTGCAGGAGACGATCCCGGCGACGATTGATCTGCAAATCGCCCAGGATCGCTCCCCGACCATTCGCGCCTCGCTGGAGGAGGTCGAGCAGACGCTGATTATCTCCGTCGGGCTGGTGATCCTCGTGGTGTTCCTGTTTCTGCGCTCCGGTCGCGCGACGCTGATCCCCGCCGTGGCGGTGCCCGTGTCGCTGATCGGCACCTTTGCCGCTATGTACCTTTGCGGGTTTAGCCTTAACAACCTGTCGCTGATGGCCCTGACCATAGCCACCGGCTTTGTGGTCGATGACGCCATCGTGGTGCTGGAAAATATTTCGCGCCATCTGGAAGCGGGAATGAAGCCGCTCCAGGCGGCCCTTCAGGGGACGCGCGAAGTCGGTTTTACGGTGCTTTCCATGAGCCTGTCGCTGGTGGCGGTGTTCCTGCCGCTGCTGCTGATGGGCGGATTGCCGGGGCGGCTATTGCGCGAGTTCGCCGTCACGCTCTCTGTCGCCATCGGCATTTCGCTGGTGATCTCCCTGACGCTGACGCCGATGATGTGCGGCTGGATGCTCAAGCGCAGCAAGCCCCACTCGCAGCCGCGCAAAAAAGGCTTTGGTCGCCTGCTGATAGCCCTGCAGGAGGGCTATGGCCGGTCGCTGAAATGGGTGCTGAACCACACGCGCATCGTCGGTCTGGTGCTGGTCGGCACCATTGCGCTGAACGTCTGGATGTATATCAGCATTCCGAAAACCTTTTTCCCGGAGCAGGATACGGGCGTGCTGATGGGCGGGATTCAGGCGGACCAGAGCATTTCGTTCCAGGCGATGCGCGTGAAGCTGCAGGATTTCATGAAGATCATCCGTGAAGACCCGGCGGTGGACAACGTCACCGGCTTTACCGGCGGGTCGCGCGTCAACAGCGGGATGATGTTTATCACCCTGAAAGCACGCGGCGAGCGCAACGAGACGGCGCAGCAGGTGATTGACCGCCTGCGCGTGAAGCTCGCCAAAGAGCCGGGGGCGAATCTGTTTTTGATGGCCGTTCAGGATATCCGCGTTGGCGGGCGTCAGGCCAACGCCAGCTATCAGTACACGCTGCTGTCGGACGATCTGGCGGCCCTGCGCGAGTGGGAGCCGAAAATCCGTAAAGCGCTGGCGGCACTGCCGGAGCTGGCCGACGTGAACTCGGACCAGCAGGACAACGGCGCGGAGATGAACCTGACCTACGATCGCGAAACCATGGCGCGGCTGGGGATTAACGTCGAAGCGGCCAACAGCCTGCTGAATAACGCCTTCGGACAGCGGCAGATCTCCACCATTTATCAGCCGATGAACCAGTACAAAGTGGTGATGGAGGTCGATCCGCGCTACACCCAGGACATCAGCGCGCTGGATAAGATGTACGTCATCAACAACGACGGCAAATCGATCCCCCTCTCCTACTTCGCCAGCTGGCAGCCCGCTAACGCGCCGCTGTCGGTGAACCATCAGGGGCTGTCGGCAGCATCGACGGTGTCGTTTAACCTGCCGACCGGGTCGTCACTCTCCGAGGCCAGCGACGCCATCAACCGCGCCATGACTCAGCTCGGCGTACCGTCCACCGTGCGCGGCAGCTTTGCCGGAACCGCGCAGGTGTTCCAGCAGACGATGAACTCGCAGGTAATTTTGATTCTGGCGGCGATTGCGACGGTCTATATCGTGCTGGGTATTCTGTACGAGAGCTACGTCCATCCGCTGACGATCCTCTCCACCCTGCCGTCGGCGGGCGTTGGCGCGCTGCTGGCGCTGGAGTTGTTTGGAGCGCCCTTTAGCCTAATTGCGCTCATTGGGATCATGCTATTAATAGGGATAGTGAAGAAAAACGCGATCATGATGGTCGACTTTGCGCTCGACGCGCAGCGTAACGGCAATATGTCGCCGCAGGACGCCATTTTCCAGGCCTGCCTGCTGCGCTTCCGCCCGATTATGATGACCACCCTGGCGGCGCTGTTTGGCGCGCTGCCGCTGGTGATTTCCGGCGGCGACGGCTCTGAACTCCGCCAGCCCCTGGGGATCACCATCGTCGGTGGGCTGGTGATGAGCCAGCTGTTGACGCTCTACACGACGCCGGTGGTGTATCTGTTCTTCGACCGTCTGAGGGTGCGTTTTTCACGTCAAAACAGAACGACAGTAAGCGAAACACATGACTGA